From Phaenicophaeus curvirostris isolate KB17595 chromosome 2, BPBGC_Pcur_1.0, whole genome shotgun sequence:
TAGATATGACACTGTAGGTAAGGAAAAGGCTGTATTTCACCCAATGGAAGCATAGGTgtgattgtggagatgagggtTTTTGATAAGACAATCATGATATAGCAGAAAATATAGATAACTGTCCTGGAGCAAGCTGACAGAGGTGGAGGTTATTTACCTGTGCAATCATGTCTGCAGTTTCAGAATAACTGTGGCACTTTTTCACAGATGAACGAGCCAAAAAATCATCGATCAGCCTTACGCCAATGCCGTATCCcctaagaagaaaaggaagttatATTCAAAATGGGGAACTTCTTTCCAGCTACCATCATCCTAATCTGTCTCTTGTGCTTTCTCAGCAAAACAGCTGTATCTTCTTAAATGAATGGCTTTGAGGACAACAGATTTTGCTTGTCTAGATTCTTCTTTCCACCACACTTGGCAGCAAAGTGGGATCGCTTTGCCTGTGGTCACGTAAGGAATCATACTCCTTTAAGTATGATGCCCTGGCAAGGATGGTATGAATATATGTTGTGTATGCatacatttatatttacatatatgaATAAATATTAGATGTTAGCTATGCAAGTATAATATACTACACAAATAATACACCTGATTAATACTGCTTTGTCACTAAAAATAGGAATAGGAAAAAACCTGTGTTATTGATAACATAACACAGGATTTTCTCTATTGCTCTGTGATCCCCAGGGTTCACCTCAAACTGtctctgaaagaagaaaaaagcaactgCCCCTTCAGATCACAGCATTCACCTTTGTACTGATATGGAGTTCAGCAAATCCTGGGCATCTTCATTGCAGTGTTCAGGTGTTAGGAAAGCCCATAGGAAATGGACTCACACCTGAACTCTTCCACTTTATCATCTTACCTCTTCACCCTATTTTTCACTCTTCATCTACAAttccctctttgtctttttttctaacATGTCCTCTCTCTTCATTTACCAGTTgtagaaaaaatccaaaatttcCTAGTTGATGTAGTTTCAAAACACCATCACCTTCACTTTGTATTGAAAACACAATTTCagggaaatgaaataaaaaaggatggACATTAAAGGAATTTTTggtaaaacaaatatatttctagCTCTCACATATTAACAAAGGTCAGTAACTACACAGTTTGCAAAACAGCTATGCCTACAAGCATTTTTGAAAAAAGGGGAAGAGAGTCATACAAATGTTATAAAAGAGTGTGAACTCAACTCAGAAATGTTTTTAgggtatttttcctttccatctaGGTGGATGTTGGCACTCTGTCAGAGGCCCTTTACTGTCAGTAAAGCAGCCTGGACTCAGTGGACTTCCTTACTGATTTTATACCCTGTTTTTGACAAGAAGCCAAGATGTGATCTGATGTCTAATGTGATGACAAGAACAAAAAGTGGGTTTGGCAGAATGAAGTTTAAAACTGCAGTGTGTCATGCAttagaaaacaattaaatatttatttattgactAAGTACCAGTATCAATAATGTTGGTAAATATGTCATCAGCAGTTAGCAAGGCATTTATTGGTGATGCACATGACTGCTTAGATCCTTTTCAACTTTTATGCCTTAAATTTTCAAAGACAAATGAATAACAAATTGACAAGCAGCTATTTGGCAACTGTACAGTGAGAAACACCCATCTTACTATGGTTTATATATGTACAGACATATAGAGAGAAACCTAAGAATACTATTCTGAACTGTCAGAGTTCTGTTAATCTGTAAGGTTTCTTCCTGAAGCTGGGATGTTTTCATCTTCTAGAAGTAACGATAGCTGTATTGCTTTCAAGAAATATATCATTATTTTATCAAGTCTttctatatattaaaaaaagctataataataaaaacacaaggagaaaaataaatctccaCTTCTTCCAAAATGCAATTTCTACTACAGCATCAGAAAGAAATCCgtatatttttaaagtgtacAATTTTCATCAGAGCACAATGAGAGGTCAACGTCAAATAAATATCTGAGGGATGTTGCCCCTTCTTATATTGtgaataaattgtttttcttttttacagtcAATGATGTTTTAACCCAGTTATATTGACAGCTATTGGACTGTAGTTTGTTTGCAAGATTTCAGATCAATAGTAATGTGGTCATTTTTTCTGTCCACTGTGGCTGTTGCAAATCCCTGTTTGTATGCCTGTTTTGCCTGAAAACACAAGACCTGCTCTTCTGCTGAAGACCTTAGTATATCTTCTTGTTAACCAGCTCAAAAATTGTTTCTTGCTGATTTTCTGTgatgttattatttttactatGACAATGCTTGAGAATCTCAGTCAGGATGATAGGACCCTACAAACGTAGAAGCTTCATCTTCCAAAGAGGTTATCCATGTGGAAATCAGTTCCTCATTGACCATTTGTGCTATTTCACTCATTGCTGTATGGCCTTTTAAAGTTGAGAGGCCCATCTGCCCCTAACCCGGGCAAGGGGGAAGAGAGCCATCCCACAATGGACATTTCAGAGCATCCAAGTCAGACACCTGAATTAGACCCTCACAGAAGGTCACTGATTACAAAAGGAGTCTGCCTATTGACTGAGTCACCTAAGCCAAATCCCTACAATCTGGAACTGTGACTATTTCTTAGCTGTTCTAGTCACACAGCCATGGTGTAGCTAGATGAAGGAGAGCCATGGGAAAGCCACACAAAAGCATGTTGACTACGAAACACCtatgagaaacaaaaagatTGTCTAGTTTGAAGTAatataaatatgaagaaatagaAGAGTTGAGTTAACATCAAAGTTGAAAATTAATACATGGAAACGGGAGAGGAAATTTAGACGTTTATATTATTAATTAGCTGAACACAGGACAACAAGGAACAAACGTAAGCTATCGAAGCAATCCTGACACTTTTCTTCTGAGAATTCAAAAGGTGATTGTCATTTTTCATTCACAAATCACTGTTATTTCTGCTGACAGAATATTGAACCTTATCCCCATGCTCTCTGCAATCCTAGACAGAAGGCTGAAATTCATAAGATAACAGACATAAAACTGCAGGCTAATATAGAGGTGGAAAAATAGCATTATCAACAAAGTTGAACAATTAAAGCAGCACTTACATTTGGTCTAAGCAGGTGTTGACATCTTCATCTTTTTCGTAGTCCTTGCATAGCTGGGCTACTAAAGCCCCATACGTGAGTACAAAAAGTTCTCTGCTCTGCAAGAAAAgtttgaaataataaatgaagcaAACTAGAATCAAACTTTTCCACAtttttgagctgctgctgtattaaaagcaagcaaaaataacatttacatTAGTCCAGAAACTTTTGTCCACTGAAATCCCCAGTCCAAGGGTGATAGTCCAGTTTGACCATCACTTGAGTCTTTGTGTAGGGATTTTGATTGtcagaaataacatttcttgGGATACAGCTTACATCAGGTAGATTTTTGTATGCTATAACAGCACAAATGTATGCTGGAACGACAAATGCTGTCAACTGCCACTCAAGATCACTGATGAGTTTAGTTCGAAAGAATAATTGAAGCAATGACCTATTAGTCCTTTTACAGTCTCTTCCTGTAACTGTTCATGGGGTAGAGATGTGGCCAGTGCAGCTTCTTTTCTCAAACAACAAGAATTTTGGCCTCAAGGACTCACACTGAGGGCAGGACTGTCTGAAAATCATTTCATGTCATAAGCAAGGCAGCTGGAGAAATAGAAAAGCTCCTAGAGCAAATATCAGTATTACTGCTCAAACAGACTACAAGCCCTATGGGAAGGCTTTTTTATGCCACTGCTTAATGGGTGGCAGCTTGTTGGCAGCTCATAAGGGGGTCCCACTGTAGCCATAAAATCTACCAGAGCCTCTGTTCTCATACTGGCAGATTTATCTCCATCTTTTCAGTACTTTCAGGCTATTCAGAAATATGACTGTATAAAACACACCAATACAATAATAGCTTATTCTTACTCCATGTACAATTTTAATCACACAATCCAAAAATATCTTACTATTTTGTGgttctcctgttttcttcctggTGGTCGAGACATGTTGCTCGTGTAGCACCTTGGCACCTGATGCACTTGATTGTCAGTGTATGTCTTCTCTTCCTCAAACCGCACcgttttctctctgtttctctatttcctctttcccttctctaaggttttcttcttttgcttttctgccttttgcatGAGATTTGTTTGCTGCAATTTGTAATGCTGCTGATGCTCCTCCTATTCTCTATGTGTACGGAGCCCTCTGGGAGGAATCTGACTGGCAACAGACCTGCCTCTGTACACAACGTAAACAAACGTTCCATCCAGAAGAATTATTTGTAATCAAATACACAACAAATGGCTAAGAGAAGACAAATGAGGCAGCCCCAAGAGATTCACGGGTCTTAGATTTTTAGAGACAGTGATTTCATTCTGTTTGTGCCAGGTTTTGGTGTTTGAAGAGTTAACAAAAGCTCCCTCTCTGAAGAATAAAAACACAATTTCAAGATACCGCCGCACAAGGCAATTAAAAATTCATCGGTTTAGAGCCTTCAGGATATACAGTCTTCTGTCAGCTCTGACAGCTTTAGTCTGGTGAGTTAGCGTTTGCCTATGCAGAAGCAGTATGGGTTACAAGGTGCTACTATCATCATGTTTCTTCAGAGCTGGCAGGATAAATCTAGACTACTCAGATTCTCAGAGAAATAAACTCTATACCTGTCACAGTCACCAGCTCGTGCAAATGGCATTTTCATTAACGATGATGTTTCTAGCAGATCTTACATCACTCTTAACCTGCTGTAACTACATCACTCTTAACCTGCTGTATTTATAAACATCCCCACTATGAACATCCAGAAAGTTTATGCTTActctttctgttttccccaGAGGTAAATTTGGTCTATTCTGTTAGTGTAGATTTGCAATAAATTTAGGCTGTGATCACAAGTGAATTTAGAAATTAATCAAATGGCTGCCTTTCCATATAGGATTTATCTCTACATATATTCCTACCAAGTCCTCTCaggaaaggaagtaaaaatacaTGGCCTCACCTCAATGCCATGCTGTTATTAAACTCTGATTAATTAATAGATTCAGCGCTAGAGTAACATTACAGGTATTTACTATTCCAAAtacacagaaagcagcaggtgtggttcatttcaggaaaaaaaaagattaatttacttttaaaaatggaagtcTAAAGTTACAACAAaattcaacaacaaaaaaataggaCAGATAAAAGGATTTTCAGGTTTCTTTTGTGGAAAACAGTGATCTCGACAGCTTTCATTTTATACAGAATGTGCTGGTGTTGACAACTTTACAATATAATAAGCCTCTTCTATTTATTTCTAGGCACTTTTCTGGCCCTGTAAAATCCAATTCCATTTTATAAGTGAAACTATTGGAAGTACCTCccatatttaaatttaaataaattataaaatccAGGCATTACGACTTCTAGATAGTTACCTGCATTTTGTCTGAGACGATCTGTTGCTCAGATTGTGTCCAGCTAGTGACAAGCCCAAAATCTATCTCTTTGCAAGAGACATCTCATATTCTGTAGAAAGTGTTGTGCattgcattttcaaaaatagCTCTAAAAGATTATCATTAGCATAATTTAACTGCAGTGAAAGCATCACAAAGTGCTTAAGGCTACTCATAAATTAACACTATTTTATTTATCGAGTTCTGAATATAAGATTAATTACTTCAGCCTGCATTTTTAACATTATAGTCACGAAGAAACACTGTGGACCAAACAGTGCAATGCATAGGAAGAACATATCAGCACTGTTTGGAAAACACATAAATGCGCACATGTATACAcgtaaatacacacacacagtaTGACGTATTAGGTAGAATGTACATATTTTTGAAAGGTCAGCACAtgactgagaaaacaaagctgaaatgGTGCGTCCAAATAAACCGGGGATTCGACGGCTCCAGTGAGGGTAAGAAGTCAATGATGGACTGCATCCACATGTCCAGgaacaaaccaaaacctaaTTTTAACTGTTGTCTGATTTGCAGCCCTGTGAAACAAGTAGACGTTTGCATGTATCTGGCACCTGTTTTAAACCTTAACATAGACTTCTCAGAAATAATTCAAGGCAGTCTGAGTAGAGAAGAAGTTCGCACCACCCTCCACCTCCCCTTCTGTCGTATTTGTCAGGAGAGGATTTTAGCCTTCAGCCCCAAGAAGGTTGGTCTGGCACAATGTTTGAGTACTAGACTACACCAGTTCTCTTCATTCccattaaactgaaaaaaaatacacaaaagtgTGTTCTCCTGTAGTTCGAAAGCATGCATAAAAGTGTGCACCAGCACCTTGTCTCTTCTAGTGGTCTGGCCGTTATGGGAAAGCTGAAACCTGTAGAGCCAAGCACATGATCTCTTTAGCAGTCCAGTATGAAAGGATTCTCCCAAACATCTGCATCCCAGAGCAGAGTGCAATACAAAGGTCAATAATAAATTAGGTGTCAAATGCCTAAAGAAATTGCCTAAAAAAGTTCTTTGAGCCAAAACAAGAATACACTTGCCAGAAAAGATGGATGTCCAAATTAGTGCAGTACAGGATCAGACTTTTGTTTGCTCTCCATCTCCAGCTCAATAGATCATGTTAAATATTTCACTCacagaaaattgatttttttcaaatagcaaGAAGGTAGGTGATGGGCTTAAgctacattaaaaaatgtaCTTGAACACAGGCTTCCTGCACCATAAATGAGTGCTTTTATTCAAAGCCCAGTGTGGCTGCTGCTTTGGCCATGCTTCAGAATAAACCAGTGCCGTTGCTTCCATCTTGCCTGCAGCACCTGGCCTGGGAAGCATTTTCAGAGTGACCTGCTAAAACTTCCTTGGTTAGGTTAGGCATCCCAGGAACAATTTTCAAGAGGTTATTTTTAGATTCAAGTGCCTACCTTCTGGAACTTGCTGCAAGCACCTAAAATCTCATAAAAACTTACCTAGGAAACACAGCTGAATACTGAAGCAAAAGATGagcttaaaaaaacattaacagGTTTCTAATCTTCCCTTATCATAAAACTTATTGATGATTTTCTCAGTGGTGCTTGTCCTGGTTAAGGGGAGAGGAACGTCTCCCTCAACCAGGACAAAGAGACTATGAAAATGACTTGGCAGTCTGAAGCCAGCCTGCAATCAGACAGACCACAGGACATAGGCAGTGTTCCCCTATGCTCTATCTGTCATGCAGGTACTCTCATAGCATGCTTCCCAACATGCAGAAACAGGCTTGACATCCATATAAAATGTAACTCAAAATGCAGCTACAGGAGGCACAGAAGATCAGCTGTTTGATCAGCTGACAGAGCCATGCAAAATGACAAGTAAAACTATGGATAAGGTTTTCCCATGTATCCGATTTGCCTCAGACATCAGCTTACAAGCATGTCTTTGCCTCAGAGGCAAGCTGGCTGTCACATCAGGTAGTGGTATTTTGGATTGCATTCAGTTCTAACTCTTCCTGGGCATCAGACAAAGAGCCTAAATGTCTACCAAAGGACTTTGGGTTCCTCTGCGAAGGAAAGTACTTAAGGGTTTGACATGCTGCCCAAGCTCTGAATTGGATCCAACTCTGTAATTTGTTCCATAACAGGACTTTCCAGGAGGATTATTTACAGCACAGCATAAATGCCAAAGAAATGACAATGCAGCAGCGCAAAGTTGTTCTATTGATTGTATAAAATGCCTCATTCAAAAGCCTCAGGCTGACAATGAATATTTCAGTGTTGCACCTCTCTTCAGCTTCACATCTAATGTGTTTCTTGAGTAAACAAATGATGCTTGGGAAAGCCTCCCATATAAACAAAGCAAGACATGGGTTCCCAAAGAAAGCTCAGCAGCAATCAATCAGAGACTTTCAAATTAAGTGGTATAATGGAAaactttcacaaaaaaaaatgttcagaataATTCTGTAATACCCTAGTGGGGTTACTCTGCTGAATTTAAGGAGGTaacttttttcaaaatgtaatgtCActagtacaaaaaaaaaccaaatattgAAATCCTGTGATACTGAAACAAAACGAAGCTTCAAAATGGCAGTGTTGAGATACCACTGGGATTTTGTTGTGCTACTAACCTGCCCTAGAACCAAGAACTTAACAACAGGTTCCAGAAAAGCTGTGGTAAAATGCTGCTGGATGTTTCAGCGCGTTTCTCTATTGCTTTTGTCTAATAATGTCATAGAATTTTGAGAACCATTTATCAGCAAGGATCTCATTCGCAGATTGTGTCTGGGGATGAGACAAGAAGTCATCCACCCTAAGAGTGCACTGGAGGAACAAAGTCTTGCCTAGTGAACAGGCAAGGCGAGTATAACATCATCCATGTGAATAACAGCTGTGAGAACATCTCTGCCATCTAAGCAGATACCATAGGtgctaaaactatttttttagcTTAAAGTTACTATTAGCAACCCTCTCTGtaaggggagagaagaggctgTGCAGTCAGACACTATTAGTCATGTGACCAAGTTCACACATGCCATCTGTAACGGGAAGACAATTTTCCTCATGGACTTTCTGActaatttttgttctgttcttggTAAAAGTGTTCCTATTACAGGCAGCTAGACTTTTCAGAAGTTAAACACAAGTATTTTCATATTCAGACCAGCTTAGAGAATGCAACATACAGAACTCCTGGATACCACGACCATAGACAAAGTATGACATGGAGAACATCATCAAgactgaaacattaaaaaattaaccTCTGTTTAAGGCTTCATTAGTGAGAGATGCCGAGAACCCAGATGATACATCCCAATATCCAGTAACCAGGTCTTGGAaacatttaactgaaaaatttcTACCTACCTCTGTCCATAGAATGGAGCTGATGACACTTACAGAAAATCTTAAAAATTGTAGACACAAGTATGCTATATAAATGCCAACTATTATCAGAAGCATGTCTCAAGCTGTCTTGACACTGTGTGAAGTGAAGAGCAGATTACACATTACCAAAAAAAACATCCAAAGGAAACATTCAACGCtgtcaagaaaagaaatatgtacATGCTAACTTCTTGCCACCTATAGATGAAACACTGATATCCTCACAGTCTAGCAGCTAACTACATCTCAGACTCCAGTGTTTGGAGACCAAATTGCCTCAGAACAGGAACTGACATTAAGTATGAACAGAATTGGGATTCCAAACTTTGTATAACTTATGGaatctttattttaatgctgaagcatttaaaatgctttgtatttttataattaatCCATTTGACAAGGGtatgtttggttgttttttaatgaagaacagctgaaagttctccattttttctccctcctcaccccttccaTTCCACATCATGCTTCTGCTAATTACCATTGATTAGCAAAGAGCTTGCTAATTAACCCTGACAGGGTAGTCATTTGTTTCACAGCATTGCATGTCATCCAAATGGTAAGGGGAATTTATTGTTTGTTACAGACAATTAGCAAAAAGCTGGCAGAGCTCAGGATTGCCTAAAAGCTAAGTGTTACAGAACAGCTGGATCAATTATTGAATCAATTAAAACACATGAGTGGGTGTCTGCAAGTATATTTaaagccagcaaagaagctTTTAGTTGTTGTGGAGTAGAATCAGAAACTAGTTAGAGGAAAGAAACTTGTAGGGGGTTTGTTTAGGTGTTTGGGCTTTccttggtgttttctttttaagctgtTGGAGCTTGTTCTGTTCTACTGCCACTATCTTTATCTGAGTGTAACTAAAAGCTAGTACTGACTTAAAGCATCTGGTAAAGATTAAGATCTAAAATGGCTTTCTTTCCGAAGTGGTTAACTTTTctaaaaggcaaagaggttgtTCTTGCTAATGCTGTAATTGCAATATTGACAATTGGTGGGCAGcaacttttctcattttttacgTTCAGCTGCCCTTGTCATGTTGGGCAAAACCTTATCTACGGGCTGGCTTTCCTAGGAGTTCCTGCACTGATCCTTCTGATTGTTGGCTATGCCCTGAATAACCAGACTTGGAGGCTGGTTACAGGCAAAAGTTCTCCTCTTCGGGAAGAGACTACTCTGAACCGATTACTGCAATGCAAGCTGATCTGCTTTGTCTTGTGCAGCATCACTGGGAGAGCCCTAGTTGCTCCAGTAACATGGCTTGCAGTCACCCTGATAAATGGTTCATATTATGTCTGTGCTATGAGTGAGTACATCTCTGTGAATTATTATGAACCTAATCTTAATGTTAGTGCTAGTGAACATAGAAGGATATTGGCTGCATTTCCATGCAGTCAGTTAGTTCCTCCAGAGCTGACCCGGGCAAGAGATGAAGTGATTCTTCTACTTCGATACCAGTCACAAGTGAGTAACTCATGGCTTCTGTTGCCAGTGGATCTAATGATGAACTAGAGTTAACCTGGCAGACAATGTGTGACACAGACAGGATCTGTGTTTTGAAGCCTGCTTTGCTCCTGTAACTGGAATTGAAATTTAGGTATATGAATTTTTGTCTGGTTGGCCAATTGTAATCTGCTGCTGGAGGATATGTTCTTCCTTGCATAGTGTCTTGAAAAATATCATCAAGTATAATAAATGGAAGTTCCAAGAGTCAGGAAGGGCATGAAGCTTCTTCAGTCAAACATAAGAAATATGTGACTAAGGCACTCAGGCTGAGAGCTCCATGTAAACCAAATTAAAATCCTGGTTTTAGATCACACTTAGTTCTAAAAGCCTACACAACAAGATAATGGGTGGTAAATTGTTGCTTCAAAGAAAACTAGTTTTAAACAGGCTATAAACTAACATGGGCTAGGAAGTAGGTGGCTTTTCTGCTACAGACTCACGGTAGTAGCTGTGGAGGCAAAATCCTTAAATAGTGCAACTGAACTTTCTTAAACTTGGCTGAAACAACCTTACTCTGTGACTATCTCCAGTAGGACTGGGTTTGATGGCAACAGACCCTTACTAGTCTTACACCTTGTTAACCTTCTCATTCAGGGAAAGCAAGTAAAGATAACCTTATGGATTTTCTAATGCTCAGAAGTTTCCACAATGACTATTTTCAGCTGTtaatgggttttggtgtttttttttttttctttgttaggTGGCTGGCTGGTTTCTCATCGCTGTAGTAGTCATCACTGTCTTCCTGTCTTACTGCCTAGCAAGTTGTTTTTCCCCACTGagctttctgcatttcagaTATTGGAGCAGCTATGTCCACAACGAGCAGGAGCTCTTTGATGAAGCAACAGAACAGCACTCCAGGCTCTATGCCATGCAGCATGTAAGAAAGTTCTTTGGCTTTGTCCCAGGGAGTGAAAATGTAAAGGAAATCCGTATCCCATCTCTCAGAGAGTGGCAAGCCATTTCTGGATTGGCCTTTCTAAAACAAGTGGATGAGGAACACTATGACTACAGCCTCCTCCATGACTGGGCGCTCAAGGAGTCTGCAGATGAAAAATACCTGAAGATTGATGTAAATCCTGTGATCGGAACACAGCTCTGAGGGTTCGAGCCCCCACCAACACCTTGCAGAAAATCAGGAATAGCTCCACCTCAGATCTAAGCTGCTCTGGAACTTTCTGACACCTTATTACACTGGTATATGAAGTACATGAGCAAGTACATCCTGTTAATGTAGTCCTTCAGCAGATGCTTACAGACACCTCTCCTGATGACATCTGACTCCAGTGGGATGTGAATGTCTATGTGAAAATTGGGGTGGCTGTTTCAATCTGCAGCTCTCTGCTTTCTAATACTTGTGCAAAAAAGAATGAGTACTGAATTAATGTACTGGGGGAGAAAGTTTATTCCCAAATGCTTGTTCTTCTTGCCcattaaaaatctttaaaaattaatagctCAACTttgattggatattaggagtcTGATCCACTCTGTACAGATCAAAAGCAGATTATCTAGGTTTGTCTCAGCGACCCCTAGAAGAAATGCCTTCTCCCTttgctcctctgctccctgaAACACATAAGGGATTGATTGGTAGTGAAGGTGCAGCTTTCAAAAGAGTTCATGATTACAGAAAAATCAGTGAGTTGGTTCTGAACAGTTGAACTGTGCCTTCTAAAATGTGAGACACCTTACCCCAAATCAATTTAGAATTGCAGTTTGCTCGCTTCAAGTGAAAATTATTGCTGTTATGTCCATGGATAAGTTTTCTGGAAACTAAGCTTGCAAAATGCACCCGGGCAAAAGTGCTGGCCAGAAGCCCAGGAAACTGATGCACCTTAAAACTAGTCTGTATAAACTAGTCTGTGTACCAAGTTTCAGAGTCTGCTGTTGTTTAACCCTCACCAGTCTTAAATTCACCATTGCAAGCATCTCCCATATATGAGGGGACCCAGTACTGCTAGCCTTCCTGACTCCTGTTCCTCAGTTGCACAATAATGCTGCCCAAGAGATGGGGCTTCTGAAATCACTGTGAACATCTCCTGGGAAGTTTGCAGATGTTTAAACTCTAGGCTGTACCAATTGATTTTTCCAGCTGCATCAAATGACTTCCCCTTCCAGCCTGAAAGGGCATTCTGCTGCCTCCACAGTACCATGATGCTATTCCTAGAGCAACAGTTTTGAATCCCCTCCAGTCTGCTCATCCCTATaaattttcagtgaaagaaTGATAAACAGTGAATACCAGCCTAGCAGCAATGTACTTTTTACAATAACTCTGAAGCCTGCCTCTAGTTGGGAGTCCACAGACCCTCAAGAGTCTGAGTCGGAGGCCAAATGCTTTACCTACTCAAAACACTGCATTTCCCAGCTGGAAGAAAAGAGGGATGAAGGGGTGGAGCCAGGGCAGGCCTGATGCAGCAAGCCAAGCAGCAAATGCCACAATTAACTGACTAGAAGGCGCTGTGTTGGATCATCCTTTGAGAAAACAATCAGTATGGCTCATTATTTCATCCTTCTCCCTAAACTGgaaagatgtggatttgatgagtggatggttgtattcagagtgTAGTGGTCAATGGTTCGAAGTCCAGACAGAGATCTGTGAGAAGCCTCAGGTGTTCCGTATTGgcaccggtgctgtttaatatcatcagtgatatagacagtgagattgagtgcaccttcaccttcagcaagtttgcagataacactaagctgagtggtgcagttgccgcaccagaaggatgggatgttatccgtagggacctggac
This genomic window contains:
- the CALHM4 gene encoding calcium homeostasis modulator protein 4, producing the protein MAFFPKWLTFLKGKEVVLANAVIAILTIGGQQLFSFFTFSCPCHVGQNLIYGLAFLGVPALILLIVGYALNNQTWRLVTGKSSPLREETTLNRLLQCKLICFVLCSITGRALVAPVTWLAVTLINGSYYVCAMSEYISVNYYEPNLNVSASEHRRILAAFPCSQLVPPELTRARDEVILLLRYQSQVAGWFLIAVVVITVFLSYCLASCFSPLSFLHFRYWSSYVHNEQELFDEATEQHSRLYAMQHVRKFFGFVPGSENVKEIRIPSLREWQAISGLAFLKQVDEEHYDYSLLHDWALKESADEKYLKIDVNPVIGTQL